The DNA region CCCACCCAATTTTTCCCCTATAATAGATTGAACCTAGCACACAACCTAAACATAACAGAAATCAGATCAGATAAGTGACTTACCAGATTTGACGTCATATGTCAAACGTAGCCATTTGTTTGTAGAAAGTGTCAGAGAAGAAGAAGTTTCTACTCGGTGGCCTTGTTTATCATCAGCTGTAGCAGCTAGAGGAGGTCTTTGGGCATTCATGATGATAAAGTTGCAATTAGATTGATTGAATTGCACTTCTAATCGATCAATTTCAACAGTCAGGGGTAATTGTGATAATAGGGAGAGTGTAATCAAAGTGGGTGCACTTGGCTTGATTTTTTGTTCATGAAATGCAACTGAAGCAAGAAGCACCAATCTTAATGGACTGACAAGATCAATCTCAAGGTGAAGTGGATTATCTAGAGTTATTTTGAGATCATCATTTCTCTCAACTGATGATAGCCCTGATTCCCCAATGACAAGCCCAAAAACATCCTTGTGTATTTCTTCTCTCCGTGCCAAACTTGCAGGACCAGCTGGACCATTCTCTCTATATTTCATCTGGGTATCAGTACCAGATGATACTGGCAGCGCAGCCATTTCAAGTGAGTACTCTATAAGTTCTTTCACAGTACCATATTTCCTTGCACATTCCCGCAGGTAACCCAAGACTTCCCAAAGCAAAGTGACCCACCCCTCTCGTCTGTACAGACTTGCAATATCATCAAAAAGCTGTTTCGCATTATTAAATTCACCAGCCATATAATATTCCTTGCCAATTTGGAATCCACAGAAAGAGCCCATCCTCTGGACTTTGAGATTACTATATGATTCATAAGATTTTTTCAACAAGGCAATTATTTCATATGAATCTTGAAACCTTTTTCCTTCCACAACAGCAAAACGGATATATTCTTCATCAGTGAGACTGAAAGCAGGATGAAACAACATCAAGCGTTAGTAAAAGGAAAATTTATTGTTGAAAGTAATCAATCTCAGCATTATCTGTGAAGACTTACGACTGCATAGCAAATTCATCCCCTTGCTCCAGTAATCGAGCAAACTGACCAACATAAGCTGAAGGTACCACAGACTCAGCACCGTTATCCATCTCATTACCAGTTTCTGACATTGAGAGCGCAAGTTCCAAACAAGCTCTCTTCTCCTTTAAGTAGTGAGCAGCTAACTGTTTCAAGATCAAAAAAGTCGAGATTCAAGTCAGTGAAAGGTGTAATTAGTTTCAACAAACCCTAAATAGTCCAAATCTCTCccgaatccttttttttttttgataggtataaagcttgaaaagaaaaagacaggAAATTAGATGTGACATAGATTTGATCTACAGAATCTCTGGAGTTGTGCCtttccaaattcaaattttaaataaacacGCAATCTTTAGCTATGTAGCTACTATTCTATCATCCAAGGAGCTTCCCATATACCAATAAGGATCCCTCATTACCTCCACGTGCACACAACTAGAGGCACAGATAAACTGTATTTTCCATTTGCCTCCAAAATGCACACGCAAAAGTAAAAAAGGCTGCGCTCACCTGATAGTAATACGCTGGACGAGATTCCCACTCGGACAAAGGTTTGTCAGCTGTACCTAAAGCTAGAGATGAAATATTTGTAATGGCTGCTGAACTTTTGTCCAGCAACTCCCCGAATACCAAAAATTGTCTACTCATCCACTCCCAATGAAGAAAGACGGCTTCTGGGGTTCCAACCAGCCTTCTATAAGAACCATTATGCTGGCGGAACCACGTAACTGCTTCCCCAACCTTTCCACCATGCAATAACAGAGTTGATATCTTGAAGTGCAATTGCTCTGCCACAGTTTTTATCTCAACTAAGCGTTGAATAGCTGGCAACCTTTTCGATGTACCAACCATCTGTAGTCATAAATATTCACAGAAAGGtcataaaaagtattttatgttttgaaaagattaaaatgACTGAAGCATGGATGTGAATTTTTAAAGTACCTCTCGCAGTGTATGATAGGCATCTTCGTAAAATCTCAAAGCTTCAGCCCAATCTCTTCGGAACTCTGCATACACAGCAACCTAGCAATTCACAGCAACATACATTATCTAAACGCATACAAAAAGCAGCATGTATTTGGGAGCAAGGCCCAAAGAGGCGCTCTTACTTTGAAGCAATAACGAATGTGCAACTCAATACTAGAAGAACTAGAGGTCTTCTTTTCAATACGCAATTTAACTCGTTTTCCTTCATCTCTGTAATATGTATTGGCCAATTCTGCCAGGGCGGATCCAAGCCTGCTGAGTGACTGTTTGAGCTCGGAGGGCTCGTCCGGCTTAAGGATGACAACGTATTTCGAATCCAGTTCGGCACGCTTGCGTAGAGCAAGCATTCGATCTTCGCCAATATCGTCTGCAAGACAACCCAACCAAATAtacaatttaaatcacaagGAGAAAGAGTAGTGGATCCACTGCCCAATTCCAATTAAGCCGGTATATACCTCCATGCGGCACCACCACCACAAGAAGAAATTTAATGTTTCGGGAACGAAGGACGGCTTTGATTTGATCGAGGAGGGAGCAGACCTGGAGCCACTGGGCGGGGTCGCCAGAGAGCTGATCGGAAGAGAAGAGAGCGGCGAGCACGGAGGGAACCCTAGTGCGGTGCTTGAGGAGCCAATCCCGCTTCAAGATGCCCGGAACGACATGAGCAGGGGAAGGATCGTCGCCTTTGGGGGTCCTAGAGAATAGAGAGACTTTGGAGAAGTCAGGGAGAGCGAGGGTGTTGATTGGTGGCTGCTCCGAATGAAGGTGCTTTGAAATGGCGGCGTGAAGCTCCGGACATCCCACCAGCGATACCAGACTCACCGGCGGTGTCCTTAACTCCTCCGGGTACTCTTCCATTACTCCGCTAGGGATTTCGGAGTGGGAAGGGGTGCTTTTAGATCTGTATCAGTTTAGCTCTCTAGAATTTTGTCGTCTTCGCCCCCACTCCCCCGCAAGGCCACGATTCGCCAGAAGGCTGACCCATTAAAATTCCCCATCGTATTctttatcatattaaaaaataataattctacgTATAAGTAAACATActaatcgctttaaaaaataataaaattaatttttaaaaaattaattaattttttttaggtaattttttttttaaatgattacacGATAGTAACACAattcacaattataaatatctatttttttttaaaaaataaaaaattaataaacaataatattaatttcttaatagtaatattacatatagtcgtAAAGTATATACatattgtgtaattattttgaaaaaaaatagaatcaattattaaaaaatgagaaataatactTACAATTGTGAATATACAAACGTCactcaatcacttttgaaaaaagtgaataaatacgaatttacgtgaaaaaaattaagtttttaataatgggttcatttcttttttaaagtgattacacGACACTTACACATTTCATGAAAGTATATAGCAttcctttcaaaaaattaatttttttcatataagttctatatttatttatttttttcaaaataattgttcaATGTTTAcaacaatcaattttttttaatataattatagtttaaataattttataaatcatttcGATGAATACCTactaattagaaaataaaataaaatctctcaatttaaacactttaaatctaatattctaatttctttttaataaaaagataaaatcaagtaaaatattaatagaTCACATGAGCCATGATATATTagaagtgaaaaataataaaatgatagaataaatctTTGTAAATAATGTTTATAAGTTATAAGTTGTCACGTGAACTCTTtttacaaacttttttttttatcatattattgTAGCTTTTGTCATTTTCCAAATCATAAATAACTCAATTTCTACTTATCAATCCCTTtgtataatagaaaaataaatgaatttgtAAATGAAGAACTAACTTTATAACTCTTTTTTAGCACTCAACTCTTTCTAGTATTCagctattcataattttttaatcattatccTTTTATCATTCTCTATTggtattaaataaataagaaattattttttattttttacttttactgtcaattattttatatcaggCCTAGagatgataagaaaaaaaataatagttaaaatgattatgaataatattcttatttttattctcaaGTACAAAATCTGTGCTGGAATAAGAATCTGGAAGGAGGGGGACCAAAATGGCAAAACAATACTCGTAACTTGTAAGGACTAGTACATATATGGACCTTTTTCCAGCAATGACTTCACAGTTCAGGCCTGGGAAAACAAGGACCCATCATGAAAATTATACAACCAGTTTGCCCATTTACAAACACCCCGGGCTCACATAACACTTGCACTGGTTTTCAAGCTATATTACACTAACTAGATAGACCCCACTATCAACACCATCATACAGGAAACTAGGAATTTCAACATTCCCCCATAAGAGAACCATGGGGAAGGCCCTGATCTTTGTGGACTGGCATTTGGTTGGGAAGGTCTTGGGGCACTTGCTGTAGTAGGATTAAGTACACCAAGTGGAATTGTTGGTGATGGAAATGATGGAGCTGGAGGTCTACCCACTGCAGCAGGAGGTGAGCTGCTAGAGCAAGAAGGGATTGGAGAAGTAGTTGTGTCGTTCTCTTGCATCTTTGTTGGCAGCAGAACACCATCAATGCCATGGCACCGGATTGAAGACCCCTCCGTGCAAATATTGGGGCTAATGATCTTCACATTGTTGATGGAGAAGTTTCTCCTGCCATTGTTGATGATTCTGAGCATGTAACCTGGGAATGAACTAGGTATGATAGAGCCTGTTGGGATACGCTCTAAGTACTCGAAAAACAAGGGAGATGGGATGGAATGGTGGAGCAAGAACTCAAAGACATTGCCTTGTGGCATCACAGTCCTTGATAGCATCCTGTCATTAGGCATCAAGAAAGTAACATTCTCTTGAATTTTTCTGCCCAGAGAAGCCATGTTGATGAGTGTGACAAAGGTGAAGTAGTTGGCTCTTTGCATCTCTTCAATGGCACCGACAAGGTCTAGGTTTTGGTTACCTGGAGGAGTTGGAGTTTCCGTGGGAGAGGCTGGGGAGACAAGTACTCCAAGAAGAACTGCCAATTTCATAAAGGCTGCCATGAGGTCTTTTCTGGGTGATTGCTGATGAAATATCTATCAATTTCATTTCGTAGTCTTATTATTAAGGGGTACAGGTGAGGTTAGCTATTCATCcagaaataaagaaaagggGTTAGCTTGGACATGCAACTTTGCTTCCTTAACAACTGATTTTCACACATCCTGCATGCATAGGAGTATTTTATGGGCAAGATTTACCTATTAggtgttattgttgatgttagTAACTAGTCCATTTTGTATGATACTATGTTAGGCTTGAAGATTTCCGGTCCAATGTTCTTTGATTGAAGTTGAACATCAGGGATGGGTTCAGTGTGATCTTTCATTGATTTTCTTCCCTACTTTTCTCGCCAACCCAATTCCAAAAACTTTATACAATTATCTTATTGTGCCATGTAGAAATTCTAGCCTGTCTGCATCCCCCATGTTCAATGGCTTGCCAAATGGGCTGTTGATTAGCAATGAGTGGGGAATATCCCTATTGAACATTTGCCAATACAGATCCATTCAGAggttcaaaaattaatttaaatcaaaACTTTTATCAATTGATTTGTATTGGCTAGGAAAACATGAGTTCCCACTTATGAGAGTTGTAACGACACAGCTCAATAATTCTAAGATCGAGATATTACAGTGACTATGGAAACATATTTTAGATTCACAAGTTCCAATGTCACATAATTTTTACCATTTTCAACTTGTATGCATAGtaccattttaaaaaaatatagccaTAGATGTACAAtgtatcaattttaatttttgacaaCTTGAGGTgtgaaatataaaacatataataatttatgggTGATATCTTTATTTAACTCATAAAAGGACAATCACTTGTAACTATCCCTAAATCAAAGTAATCTATCCTTCAACTGCTTCGCACGTTCTATACCCTATTCCATTTTTGATGTGCTTTCATGTAAGTATTTAggattaaatataaaaatcggTTTCTGTGGTGTACTTCAAAGTCTAATTGGACcttatggtttttaatttagaagaaaagCAAAGTTTGAACATTgtagaagttgtgaagagaaatactttagctacagatgaatttcataaaagaaaacttaCAGATTGATATAGATTGATGCATTACGTCAAATTGTGAAACTACTTtcctattaaataaatataatgtatcatataaaattactaAGTTATTTTCGCaagatttttttgtaaatataatacTTTTCAAGAAGAATAGTGATAATAAGGTGGTTAGTATTTTGATTTTACAGACGattttatataaagaattactcaaagaatctcattttctcaacaaattcctcttcttcttttttttttttggttacatTTATTATCAACAATTCCTAATTTCTAATGCACTCtcaatatttttgagttttttgatGATACTAACTAATTCGAAAAAAT from Carya illinoinensis cultivar Pawnee chromosome 6, C.illinoinensisPawnee_v1, whole genome shotgun sequence includes:
- the LOC122313837 gene encoding trafficking protein particle complex subunit 11 isoform X1; its protein translation is MEEYPEELRTPPVSLVSLVGCPELHAAISKHLHSEQPPINTLALPDFSKVSLFSRTPKGDDPSPAHVVPGILKRDWLLKHRTRVPSVLAALFSSDQLSGDPAQWLQVCSLLDQIKAVLRSRNIKFLLVVVVPHGDDIGEDRMLALRKRAELDSKYVVILKPDEPSELKQSLSRLGSALAELANTYYRDEGKRVKLRIEKKTSSSSSIELHIRYCFKVAVYAEFRRDWAEALRFYEDAYHTLREMVGTSKRLPAIQRLVEIKTVAEQLHFKISTLLLHGGKVGEAVTWFRQHNGSYRRLVGTPEAVFLHWEWMSRQFLVFGELLDKSSAAITNISSLALGTADKPLSEWESRPAYYYQLAAHYLKEKRACLELALSMSETGNEMDNGAESVVPSAYVGQFARLLEQGDEFAMQSLTDEEYIRFAVVEGKRFQDSYEIIALLKKSYESYSNLKVQRMGSFCGFQIGKEYYMAGEFNNAKQLFDDIASLYRREGWVTLLWEVLGYLRECARKYGTVKELIEYSLEMAALPVSSGTDTQMKYRENGPAGPASLARREEIHKDVFGLVIGESGLSSVERNDDLKITLDNPLHLEIDLVSPLRLVLLASVAFHEQKIKPSAPTLITLSLLSQLPLTVEIDRLEVQFNQSNCNFIIMNAQRPPLAATADDKQGHRVETSSSLTLSTNKWLRLTYDVKSEYFMTDSDQSGKLECTSVIAKMGPYFTICCRAESPASMEDLPLFKFEDRVETSPTKDPALAFTGQKATQIEEPDPQVDLNLGASGPALVGERFIVPVTVSSVGHAVYSGELKINLVDVRGGSLFSPRETEAYSLDSHHVELVGISVPEGKDETQLDTDEINKIQKSFGLFSVPFLKCGESWSCKLEIKWHRPKPVMLYVSLGYSPYSFESTAQKVNVHKSLQIEGKTAIVISHRFLLPFRQDPLLLSRIKAVADSDLPASLPRNETCILLVSAKNSAEVPLKLLGMTLQEDNEDTGRPCSVRHEGEDLLEPALLVPGEEFKKVFTVISEDDSSKLTIGTACVTWTRDSGSKAASVLTKQTLPDVNVESPPLVVSLDCPPYAILGDPFTYLVKIRNQTQLLQEVKFSLADAQSFVLSGSHNDTVFVLPKSEHILSYKLVPLASGVQQMPRFTVTAVRYSAGFQPSIAASTIFIFPSKPHFKGADVGTGG
- the LOC122313837 gene encoding trafficking protein particle complex subunit 11 isoform X2: MEEYPEELRTPPVSLVSLVGCPELHAAISKHLHSEQPPINTLALPDFSKVSLFSRTPKGDDPSPAHVVPGILKRDWLLKHRTRVPSVLAALFSSDQLSGDPAQWLQVCSLLDQIKAVLRSRNIKFLLVVVVPHGDDIGEDRMLALRKRAELDSKYVVILKPDEPSELKQSLSRLGSALAELANTYYRDEGKRVKLRIEKKTSSSSSIELHIRYCFKVAVYAEFRRDWAEALRFYEDAYHTLREMVGTSKRLPAIQRLVEIKTVAEQLHFKISTLLLHGGKVGEAVTWFRQHNGSYRRLVGTPEAVFLHWEWMSRQFLVFGELLDKSSAAITNISSLALGTADKPLSEWESRPAYYYQLAAHYLKEKRACLELALSMSETGNEMDNGAESVVPSAYVGQFARLLEQGDEFAMQSLTDEEYIRFAVVEGKRFQDSYEIIALLKKSYESYSNLKVQRMGSFCGFQIGKEYYMAGEFNNAKQLFDDIASLYRREGWVTLLWEVLGYLRECARKYGTVKELIEYSLEMAALPVSSGTDTQMKYRENGPAGPASLARREEIHKDVFGLVIGESGLSSVERNDDLKITLDNPLHLEIDLVSPLRLVLLASVAFHEQKIKPSAPTLITLSLLSQLPLTVEIDRLEVQFNQSNCNFIIMNAQRPPLAATADDKQGHRVETSSSLTLSTNKWLRLTYDVKSDQSGKLECTSVIAKMGPYFTICCRAESPASMEDLPLFKFEDRVETSPTKDPALAFTGQKATQIEEPDPQVDLNLGASGPALVGERFIVPVTVSSVGHAVYSGELKINLVDVRGGSLFSPRETEAYSLDSHHVELVGISVPEGKDETQLDTDEINKIQKSFGLFSVPFLKCGESWSCKLEIKWHRPKPVMLYVSLGYSPYSFESTAQKVNVHKSLQIEGKTAIVISHRFLLPFRQDPLLLSRIKAVADSDLPASLPRNETCILLVSAKNSAEVPLKLLGMTLQEDNEDTGRPCSVRHEGEDLLEPALLVPGEEFKKVFTVISEDDSSKLTIGTACVTWTRDSGSKAASVLTKQTLPDVNVESPPLVVSLDCPPYAILGDPFTYLVKIRNQTQLLQEVKFSLADAQSFVLSGSHNDTVFVLPKSEHILSYKLVPLASGVQQMPRFTVTAVRYSAGFQPSIAASTIFIFPSKPHFKGADVGTGG
- the LOC122314139 gene encoding FAS1 domain-containing protein SELMODRAFT_448915-like, which translates into the protein MAAFMKLAVLLGVLVSPASPTETPTPPGNQNLDLVGAIEEMQRANYFTFVTLINMASLGRKIQENVTFLMPNDRMLSRTVMPQGNVFEFLLHHSIPSPLFFEYLERIPTGSIIPSSFPGYMLRIINNGRRNFSINNVKIISPNICTEGSSIRCHGIDGVLLPTKMQENDTTTSPIPSCSSSSPPAAVGRPPAPSFPSPTIPLGVLNPTTASAPRPSQPNASPQRSGPSPWFSYGGMLKFLVSCMMVLIVGSI